One stretch of Halobacillus litoralis DNA includes these proteins:
- a CDS encoding GNAT family N-acetyltransferase, whose amino-acid sequence MSIEFEVYDETIQRTIAFRKALMEDVALVHKWMNEDQVHPFWQLNLPFERFEKHYRKALRDTHQTLYLGMIDGEVMSYWEAYWVKGDVLENSYSPKAYDQGIHLLIGEKDYLGSGFALPLLRAMVRFQLEQDATTKVVAEPDIRNEKMIHIFEKCGFTPITPIQLPDKKAQLMFCERETFESRWNDEYRKADL is encoded by the coding sequence ATGAGCATTGAATTTGAGGTCTATGATGAAACGATCCAGCGCACGATTGCGTTTCGGAAAGCTCTAATGGAAGATGTCGCTTTGGTTCACAAGTGGATGAATGAAGACCAGGTGCATCCCTTCTGGCAGTTGAATCTTCCGTTTGAGCGTTTTGAAAAACATTACCGGAAAGCACTGCGCGACACTCATCAGACGCTTTATCTCGGCATGATCGACGGGGAAGTGATGAGCTATTGGGAAGCATATTGGGTCAAAGGGGATGTCTTAGAAAACTCATACTCGCCAAAAGCTTACGATCAGGGAATTCATCTGTTGATCGGGGAAAAGGATTACCTCGGTTCAGGCTTTGCCCTGCCCCTTTTAAGAGCGATGGTGCGTTTTCAATTGGAACAGGATGCAACAACGAAAGTCGTGGCAGAACCGGACATTAGGAATGAAAAGATGATCCATATTTTCGAAAAGTGCGGGTTTACACCAATTACTCCCATACAGTTGCCGGATAAAAAGGCGCAGCTCATGTTTTGTGAACGAGAAACATTTGAATCGAGGTGGAACGATGAATACAGAAAAGCAGATCTTTGA
- a CDS encoding IucA/IucC family protein, whose translation MLFQKDIHEQLNRENWKKANQQLMAKMFAEYMYEDMIQPEVLHVDGKTGAYELSVFKEKSYRFVAEKRLFDSFDVSAKDLKKVEHGEEEEADNAIELLIDLKEIIGMSPETTGHLIKEMHATLIADVHLMEKTDVSSDELISLDYADLEGYMKGHPWITYNKGRIGFGYDDYLRFAPEHQQEVKLSWIAAHKERATFRSIQDLSYEKLLNEELSEQERERFFAEVRRQNRDPEDYYFFPVHEWQWKNQLIQNFPEEIAKKEIIAVGDGDDAYLPQQSIRTFVNRSTKEKHHVKLPISILNTLVYRGLPAERTVIAPKVTEWIKGLYEQDDFLKNECRVILPGENASINVDHKHYASVKDAPYQYLEMLGTIWRESIYTYLEDGEQAITLAALVHEDPHGKPFIQSLIESSGLDAESWMKKFYKVVMDPLLHYLYKYGTVFSPHGQNTILVLKDHEPHRLAVKDFVDDVNVTDQPFPELAHVTEEMKAVLRTEPPEGLTQFIFTGLFICHLRYLSHILEKHQLLSEETFWQLLAGSIHDYQRRFPELKDRFELFDFFKPEMTKLCLNRNRMVDYGYADGDDRPHASEFGNVTNALVAFKEQTV comes from the coding sequence TTGTTATTTCAAAAGGACATTCATGAACAATTGAACAGAGAGAATTGGAAAAAGGCGAATCAGCAGTTGATGGCGAAAATGTTCGCGGAATATATGTATGAGGATATGATTCAGCCGGAAGTTTTACATGTAGATGGGAAAACGGGAGCTTATGAACTTTCCGTTTTCAAGGAAAAATCGTACCGTTTCGTTGCTGAAAAACGTTTATTCGACAGTTTTGATGTCTCTGCTAAGGATTTGAAAAAAGTGGAGCATGGCGAGGAAGAAGAAGCGGACAACGCCATCGAATTGCTGATTGACTTAAAGGAAATCATCGGCATGTCACCAGAAACCACCGGCCATTTAATCAAAGAAATGCACGCCACTTTGATCGCGGATGTTCATCTGATGGAAAAGACAGATGTGTCGTCTGATGAGTTGATTTCTCTTGACTACGCTGATCTGGAAGGGTATATGAAGGGGCATCCATGGATCACTTACAACAAAGGAAGAATTGGCTTCGGTTATGATGACTACCTTCGCTTCGCTCCCGAGCATCAACAGGAAGTGAAGCTCTCCTGGATTGCTGCTCATAAGGAACGAGCAACCTTCCGGTCTATTCAGGACCTGAGCTATGAAAAACTTCTGAATGAGGAATTAAGTGAACAAGAGAGGGAACGATTCTTTGCCGAGGTGAGGAGACAGAACCGTGATCCGGAGGATTATTACTTTTTCCCAGTACATGAATGGCAGTGGAAAAATCAGCTGATCCAAAACTTCCCGGAAGAAATCGCGAAAAAGGAGATCATTGCTGTTGGAGATGGTGACGATGCGTATCTTCCCCAACAGTCGATCCGTACGTTTGTTAATAGAAGTACCAAAGAGAAACATCATGTCAAGCTTCCAATCAGCATTCTGAATACTCTTGTGTACCGAGGGCTGCCTGCCGAACGGACAGTGATTGCCCCGAAAGTCACCGAATGGATCAAAGGGCTTTATGAACAAGACGACTTCCTAAAGAACGAGTGCCGGGTGATTCTGCCAGGGGAAAACGCAAGCATCAATGTGGATCATAAACATTACGCTTCGGTTAAGGATGCTCCGTATCAATACCTTGAAATGCTGGGGACGATTTGGCGTGAAAGCATCTATACGTATCTGGAAGACGGCGAGCAAGCCATCACACTTGCGGCACTGGTTCACGAAGATCCTCACGGGAAACCTTTCATACAATCGTTGATCGAGTCTTCTGGACTGGATGCGGAAAGTTGGATGAAGAAGTTTTATAAAGTGGTCATGGATCCTTTGCTTCACTACTTATACAAATATGGGACGGTCTTTTCTCCGCACGGGCAGAATACGATTCTCGTGCTGAAAGATCATGAGCCGCATCGTCTTGCCGTCAAGGACTTTGTCGATGACGTGAACGTGACCGATCAGCCATTTCCTGAGCTTGCGCATGTAACGGAAGAAATGAAAGCCGTGCTGCGAACAGAACCACCGGAAGGTTTGACGCAGTTTATCTTTACTGGACTTTTCATCTGCCATCTTCGTTACTTAAGCCATATCTTAGAAAAACATCAGCTGTTGTCGGAAGAAACCTTTTGGCAGCTGCTTGCAGGCTCCATCCACGACTACCAGCGCAGGTTCCCTGAACTGAAGGATCGGTTTGAGCTGTTTGATTTCTTCAAACCGGAAATGACGAAGCTTTGCCTGAACCGCAACCGTATGGTCGATTATGGATATGCGGATGGAGATGATCGCCCGCATGCATCCGAATTTGGCAACGTAACCAACGCACTGGTTGCTTTTAAAGAACAGACGGTGTGA
- a CDS encoding amidohydrolase, which translates to MIEEIDAFIQQVDSDLISWRRELHQHPELGFREYQTTYKIATKLEELGFAIYTGKEALQSDSRSGVPKDRDLQKAEARALKDGVPEGWIETMKGGHTGVVAQWDTGIEGPHLAFRFDIDALPILEAEDSEHFPYEYDFQSKENGIMHACGHDGHAAIGLGLASFISHFKDRWKGSFTLLFQPAEEGGRGAKAMVDQGWLKGVDQFYSGHIGIKPLPVGTIAASTEGFLASSKLNVTFSGQSSHAGMKPEDGRNALLAAATAATQLHAIPRHSEGVSRINVGKLIAGNGRNIISDAGYLEIETRGETKSINEYMQKEAERIIQSAASMYNVEVAIEFVGKTEQMHGDTALIPFIQDTCINSSWIENIDQVAEVSGSEDASFMMNAVQAGGGLATYMLFGTHLPSNHHSPAFDFEEAVLPVALAAYAHVIRGGNSL; encoded by the coding sequence ATGATTGAAGAAATCGATGCTTTTATACAACAGGTAGATTCCGATTTGATCTCCTGGCGACGCGAGCTCCATCAGCACCCTGAGCTCGGTTTCCGGGAATATCAAACCACCTACAAAATCGCAACAAAATTAGAAGAACTGGGGTTTGCGATCTATACAGGGAAAGAAGCTTTACAAAGCGATTCACGATCCGGGGTTCCGAAAGACAGGGATCTTCAAAAAGCAGAAGCCCGTGCTTTGAAAGATGGTGTACCAGAAGGTTGGATCGAAACAATGAAAGGTGGTCACACAGGTGTGGTCGCCCAGTGGGATACAGGAATCGAAGGTCCCCACCTCGCTTTCCGGTTCGACATTGATGCTCTCCCTATTCTGGAAGCAGAGGACAGCGAACATTTCCCATACGAATACGACTTCCAATCCAAAGAAAACGGTATCATGCACGCCTGTGGGCATGACGGCCACGCTGCTATCGGCCTTGGTCTGGCCTCCTTCATCTCTCATTTCAAAGATCGCTGGAAAGGATCTTTCACTCTTCTATTTCAGCCGGCAGAAGAAGGTGGTCGTGGTGCGAAGGCGATGGTGGATCAGGGCTGGCTTAAAGGGGTCGATCAGTTTTATTCCGGTCACATCGGCATCAAACCCCTCCCTGTCGGAACGATTGCCGCAAGTACCGAAGGGTTTCTCGCTTCTTCCAAACTGAATGTCACGTTTAGCGGGCAGTCTTCCCATGCAGGAATGAAGCCGGAAGACGGCCGGAATGCTCTCCTTGCAGCGGCAACGGCAGCCACCCAGCTTCATGCCATCCCTCGCCATAGTGAAGGCGTGAGCCGGATCAACGTCGGAAAGCTGATCGCCGGAAATGGGCGGAACATCATTTCGGATGCTGGTTACTTGGAGATTGAAACACGGGGAGAAACGAAGTCCATCAATGAATATATGCAAAAAGAAGCCGAACGCATCATCCAGTCAGCCGCTTCAATGTACAACGTAGAAGTGGCCATCGAATTCGTAGGAAAGACAGAACAAATGCACGGAGACACTGCTCTGATCCCCTTCATCCAGGACACATGTATAAACAGCTCCTGGATTGAGAACATCGATCAAGTGGCGGAAGTCTCAGGGTCAGAGGATGCAAGTTTTATGATGAATGCTGTCCAAGCTGGTGGAGGTCTAGCGACTTATATGTTGTTCGGCACACACTTGCCATCCAACCACCACTCCCCTGCCTTCGATTTCGAAGAGGCCGTTTTACCCGTAGCATTGGCTGCCTATGCACATGTAATTAGAGGAGGAAATTCGCTTTGA
- a CDS encoding M20 family metallo-hydrolase produces MKQWLEDKLLQLNVTDQMDEVNGFTRLSYTEEEKKAHEAFKKVAAELNLDVTQDAAGNLWARWSAEKEDAPTIAVGSHLDTVSSGGGYDGAAGVLTGLAAVKRLKDKGFKPKKNIDVICFASEESARFGVSTVGSKAVAGMIEKDELGKVVDADGISIKEAVESYGLSWDSIDQAEKTTDDIESFLELHIEQGTQIEENGAEIGIVRGVACPVRLQVTVKGMANHTGTTPMHNRSDAFVAAAPLITYVEEQARKLNEDQTTPIVATVSTVHLSPNVMNVIHGEVQLGIDIRSVDDELKRGLADQIRSYCETMNSSVHVHTLVDNDSVHLNPSIEKKLVEITENTGYRAHSMDSGAGHDVMNMATRWPSGLIFIPCREGISHHPREHASIEDLNKGTNVLAAYLESETSEDR; encoded by the coding sequence TTGAAACAATGGTTAGAAGATAAACTATTACAACTCAACGTAACCGACCAGATGGATGAGGTGAACGGCTTCACCAGACTGAGCTATACCGAGGAAGAAAAAAAGGCGCACGAAGCATTTAAAAAAGTGGCCGCTGAATTGAACCTTGACGTGACACAAGACGCTGCCGGCAATCTATGGGCACGATGGAGTGCTGAAAAGGAAGACGCGCCTACCATTGCGGTCGGGTCCCACCTGGATACTGTCAGTTCCGGTGGAGGCTACGATGGTGCTGCCGGAGTTTTGACTGGCTTAGCTGCTGTCAAACGTCTGAAAGACAAAGGGTTCAAGCCCAAGAAGAACATCGATGTGATTTGTTTTGCTTCAGAAGAGTCCGCCCGCTTCGGCGTATCCACGGTAGGAAGCAAAGCTGTCGCCGGAATGATCGAAAAAGACGAACTTGGAAAGGTCGTCGATGCTGACGGAATCTCCATTAAAGAAGCCGTCGAATCTTATGGTCTATCATGGGACTCGATTGATCAGGCAGAAAAAACTACCGACGACATCGAAAGTTTCCTTGAGCTTCATATCGAGCAGGGAACGCAGATTGAAGAGAACGGAGCGGAGATAGGGATCGTGAGAGGAGTCGCCTGCCCCGTACGCTTGCAAGTCACCGTCAAAGGGATGGCCAACCATACCGGGACGACCCCTATGCATAACCGCTCTGATGCTTTTGTCGCAGCTGCACCACTCATTACGTATGTAGAAGAGCAAGCACGGAAACTGAATGAGGATCAAACCACACCGATTGTAGCGACCGTAAGTACTGTCCATCTCTCTCCCAACGTCATGAACGTCATTCATGGAGAAGTTCAGTTGGGTATTGATATTCGAAGTGTTGATGATGAACTGAAACGAGGCCTTGCCGATCAAATTCGCTCCTACTGTGAAACGATGAATTCCTCTGTTCACGTCCACACTCTCGTCGATAATGATTCTGTCCATCTGAATCCTTCGATTGAAAAGAAACTAGTAGAAATAACCGAAAATACAGGCTATCGCGCCCACTCCATGGACAGTGGTGCCGGTCACGATGTCATGAACATGGCGACCCGCTGGCCATCAGGACTCATCTTCATTCCTTGCCGTGAAGGCATCAGTCACCATCCGAGAGAACATGCGTCGATTGAAGATTTAAATAAGGGAACCAACGTATTGGCTGCTTATTTAGAATCAGAAACGAGTGAAGATCGATGA
- a CDS encoding AbgT family transporter gives MINMNDQSSTKKAKGFSRLLNGVEKVGNKLPDPFMLFVYLSVFTIIGSWIISLFGVTTTQPGTGEEIAIKSLISGEGLQYILTSMLENFTGFKPLGLVLAMMLGIGLANKVGLLETAIKSTILKAPKSLITYAVIFVGILGNLASDAAFVIVPPLAAMVFYTLGRHPLAGLAAGFAGVGSGFTANIIIAGTDALLSGISTEVMESLDSNIVVTPVDNWYFMIVSVVVLSVTGALITEKIVEPRLGKYEGEGGTELEESTKLEKRGFRNAVFAALGFIAILIVAIAIPGSALRNEEGGIIPSPFLSGIVPIILLFFITIGVAYGVTVKKITSTRDISGYMGEAMKEMSGFIVLIFAAAQFIAYFDWTNIGTWIAVSGANFLGSINMTGLPVVIGFVFLTALMNMFIFSGSAQWALEAPIFLKMFYLLDYHPAFIQAAYRIADSSTNIITPMNPYIIIVLAFMKEYDKKAGLGTLIALMLPYAVIFLSVWIVLLLAFALLGIPFGPGVGMYIN, from the coding sequence ATGATTAACATGAATGATCAAAGCTCTACAAAGAAAGCAAAAGGTTTTTCCAGGCTGTTAAACGGCGTGGAAAAGGTCGGGAATAAACTACCTGACCCGTTTATGCTGTTTGTTTACCTCTCTGTTTTTACCATCATTGGCTCCTGGATCATTTCCCTCTTCGGCGTTACGACAACACAGCCGGGTACCGGGGAAGAAATCGCTATTAAAAGCTTAATTTCAGGAGAAGGACTACAATATATCCTCACCTCCATGCTCGAAAATTTCACTGGATTCAAGCCGCTCGGCCTCGTGTTGGCGATGATGCTTGGTATTGGACTGGCTAACAAGGTCGGCTTATTGGAAACTGCGATTAAGAGCACGATTTTGAAAGCACCGAAATCTTTGATCACTTATGCCGTTATTTTCGTCGGTATTCTAGGTAACCTGGCTTCAGATGCCGCATTTGTTATCGTCCCACCACTAGCTGCCATGGTATTCTATACGCTCGGCCGTCACCCTTTGGCCGGTTTGGCCGCTGGTTTTGCCGGTGTAGGTTCTGGTTTCACCGCCAACATCATCATTGCCGGGACAGACGCTTTGCTTTCTGGAATCTCTACAGAAGTCATGGAAAGCCTGGACTCCAACATTGTCGTCACACCTGTGGATAACTGGTATTTCATGATTGTCTCTGTTGTAGTCCTATCCGTCACTGGAGCGTTAATTACTGAAAAAATCGTCGAACCTCGTCTAGGTAAATATGAAGGGGAAGGCGGTACAGAGTTAGAGGAAAGTACAAAACTGGAAAAACGCGGATTTAGAAATGCTGTCTTTGCCGCTCTCGGATTTATTGCTATCCTAATCGTCGCCATTGCCATCCCTGGATCAGCGTTGAGAAATGAAGAAGGAGGAATCATCCCCTCTCCATTCTTGAGTGGAATCGTCCCTATCATTCTATTATTCTTCATCACTATTGGCGTTGCTTACGGGGTTACGGTTAAGAAAATCACTTCCACACGCGATATCTCAGGCTATATGGGAGAAGCCATGAAAGAAATGTCCGGTTTCATCGTCCTGATTTTCGCAGCTGCCCAATTCATCGCTTACTTCGACTGGACGAACATCGGCACATGGATTGCCGTCAGCGGAGCGAACTTCTTAGGATCGATTAACATGACAGGACTTCCAGTTGTGATCGGATTCGTCTTCTTGACCGCATTGATGAATATGTTCATTTTCAGTGGATCTGCCCAGTGGGCACTCGAAGCACCGATTTTCCTGAAGATGTTCTACCTGCTGGACTATCATCCGGCATTCATTCAGGCCGCATACCGTATCGCCGATTCATCTACAAACATCATTACGCCGATGAACCCATATATCATTATCGTTCTAGCCTTTATGAAAGAATACGATAAGAAAGCCGGGCTCGGTACCTTGATTGCACTAATGCTGCCTTATGCTGTTATTTTCTTAAGTGTCTGGATTGTTTTATTGCTTGCTTTTGCTTTGCTGGGCATTCCATTCGGTCCTGGCGTCGGCATGTATATCAACTAA
- a CDS encoding IucA/IucC family protein gives MNKAKEIAEKATMQSFLNCYLRETGNYEWMNAGEGDGKMVRIPLLRQDLVIHVPVKYWSLTGRHLFDYPFTYQSEGNEESHTLDYVTLSTLLVKEWLIGNGQEWSEDELILRVILSCKKMKDYVAARFEDRHQLMAEDFTFIEAEQSLLFGHLLHPTPKSKQGLTDAEDRKYSPEYKGRFQLHYFSVNPDLIEEESSLDRSASACIYEDVKDTEGSERLVKEWNKGRCLIPVHPLQVSVVLEDSEVQRLLSSGELSYLGPAGVRFTATSSFRTLYNESSRFMYKFSVPVKITNSLRANQPKELARGVEVSRLLDTELGEQLKHHHPNFHMMKDPAAINILLSKETSGFEVSLRENPFYQDSDQVSLIAGLVQDHAFGGQSRLSAIIQGLAEREGRAVEDVSLDWFDKYLSISLDPILWLHHTHGIALEAHQQNSVVRLEKGYPSQFYYRDNQGYYFSRSKADQLVERLPSLNSKSDTICEDDVADERLRYYFVFNHLYGLINGFGVGQLIDEEKLMDLLRTRLMNHHPSSFVQSLLEESKLPCKANLLTRLYDMDELVGPMEAQSVYTAVDNPLAAKVGVIHEH, from the coding sequence TTGAATAAAGCAAAAGAAATTGCCGAAAAGGCTACGATGCAAAGTTTTCTTAATTGCTACTTAAGAGAAACGGGCAACTATGAGTGGATGAATGCTGGCGAAGGCGATGGAAAAATGGTGCGCATCCCTTTGCTCAGACAGGATTTGGTCATCCATGTACCCGTGAAGTATTGGTCATTAACAGGGAGGCATCTGTTTGATTATCCGTTCACCTATCAATCAGAAGGAAACGAAGAATCGCATACTCTGGACTATGTTACGCTCTCGACCCTCCTTGTGAAGGAATGGCTCATTGGGAATGGACAGGAATGGTCAGAAGATGAACTCATCCTGCGTGTGATACTCAGCTGCAAGAAAATGAAGGATTATGTAGCCGCACGTTTCGAGGATCGTCACCAGCTGATGGCTGAAGATTTTACATTTATCGAAGCGGAGCAGTCGCTGCTGTTCGGGCATTTGCTGCATCCAACTCCGAAAAGCAAGCAAGGTCTGACTGATGCTGAGGACCGGAAGTATTCGCCTGAATATAAAGGCAGGTTCCAGCTCCACTATTTCAGTGTGAATCCTGATCTTATTGAAGAAGAGTCCAGTTTGGATCGTTCCGCATCTGCCTGCATCTATGAAGATGTAAAAGATACAGAAGGTTCGGAACGGCTTGTGAAGGAGTGGAACAAGGGGCGCTGTTTAATCCCTGTCCACCCCCTTCAAGTATCTGTCGTATTGGAAGATTCAGAAGTTCAACGTTTGCTGTCTTCCGGGGAGCTCAGCTATCTTGGACCAGCGGGTGTCCGGTTTACAGCTACCTCATCGTTCCGGACGCTGTACAATGAATCTTCCCGGTTTATGTACAAATTCTCTGTGCCAGTGAAAATCACGAACTCCTTGAGGGCGAACCAGCCGAAGGAACTAGCCAGAGGGGTGGAAGTTTCCCGTTTGCTCGACACGGAGCTGGGTGAGCAACTGAAGCATCACCATCCGAATTTCCATATGATGAAAGATCCTGCGGCGATCAATATTCTTTTATCCAAAGAAACGTCAGGATTTGAAGTTTCCTTGAGGGAAAATCCTTTTTACCAAGATAGCGATCAGGTAAGTCTAATTGCAGGGCTTGTCCAGGATCATGCCTTCGGAGGGCAGTCCAGACTTTCTGCGATCATTCAAGGTCTAGCCGAACGGGAAGGGCGTGCAGTGGAAGACGTGAGTCTCGATTGGTTTGACAAGTATTTGTCAATCAGCCTGGATCCTATCCTTTGGCTGCACCACACGCACGGCATCGCCCTTGAAGCCCACCAGCAGAATTCCGTTGTTCGTTTGGAAAAAGGTTACCCTTCCCAGTTTTATTACAGGGATAACCAGGGCTATTATTTCAGCCGGTCCAAAGCGGATCAACTGGTGGAACGGCTTCCTTCATTGAACAGTAAAAGCGATACCATCTGTGAGGATGATGTCGCAGATGAACGGCTTCGCTATTATTTCGTTTTCAACCATTTATACGGGCTGATCAACGGATTCGGTGTCGGTCAATTGATCGATGAAGAGAAATTGATGGATCTTCTTCGTACCCGTTTGATGAACCATCATCCATCCTCTTTTGTCCAAAGTCTCTTGGAAGAGAGCAAGCTCCCTTGTAAGGCCAATCTGCTGACACGTTTGTACGATATGGACGAACTGGTCGGGCCGATGGAAGCGCAGTCGGTCTATACTGCGGTTGATAATCCGCTTGCTGCAAAGGTGGGAGTCATCCATGAGCATTGA
- a CDS encoding lysine N(6)-hydroxylase/L-ornithine N(5)-oxygenase family protein produces the protein MNTEKQIFDVIGIGLGPFNLGMAALLDTVDDVGALFLEREEEFQWHPHLLMEGTTLQVPFFADLVSMADVTNKNSFLNYLQEHNRLYNFYFLEKFHIPRKEYNHYCRWVSDRLDSLRFGKEVTRVTTVEIGEKTRYQVKSLDSKSGEESTYIAKNIVMGIGTEPRVPEALHDALGASVFHTSEYLKRKPSCDLSRSVAVIGSGQSAAEVFLDVAKHQEETGGSLQWYTRSQGFFPMEYSKLGLEYFSPDYIDFFYELPQWKKDQLLHKQDLLYKGISAETIAAIYDHLYERTVGNTDPSIQLQAMTEVTAIQPEGDHLKLRGYQKVTEDPLEMEADLVILGTGYQPRVPAFFSKLKDSITWDDQGRFTVNKGYDLATDLKADGHIFIQNGELHTHGVGAPDLGLGAHRNAVIINRIAGREVYSIQQNNVFQTFGTKKALAAHHQS, from the coding sequence ATGAATACAGAAAAGCAGATCTTTGATGTGATCGGCATCGGGCTTGGGCCGTTCAATTTAGGGATGGCCGCCCTCTTGGATACGGTCGATGATGTGGGGGCACTCTTTCTGGAAAGGGAAGAAGAGTTCCAGTGGCACCCTCATCTGTTGATGGAAGGGACGACACTGCAGGTGCCTTTTTTCGCAGACCTGGTCAGCATGGCGGATGTCACGAATAAGAACAGCTTTCTAAATTACCTGCAGGAACATAACCGTTTGTACAATTTTTATTTTCTGGAGAAGTTCCATATCCCGAGGAAGGAGTACAACCACTACTGCCGCTGGGTCAGCGACCGGCTGGACAGTCTTCGGTTTGGCAAGGAAGTCACCCGGGTGACCACTGTAGAAATCGGTGAAAAAACGCGCTATCAAGTGAAATCTCTGGATTCCAAATCAGGTGAGGAATCTACGTACATCGCTAAAAACATCGTGATGGGCATCGGTACGGAGCCACGGGTACCAGAGGCGCTACATGATGCACTGGGAGCATCCGTTTTTCATACGTCCGAATATTTGAAGAGAAAACCATCGTGTGATTTATCCAGGTCTGTAGCTGTCATTGGATCGGGACAGAGCGCGGCGGAAGTTTTCCTTGATGTGGCAAAACACCAGGAGGAAACAGGCGGTTCGCTTCAGTGGTACACAAGGTCGCAAGGGTTCTTTCCGATGGAGTACTCAAAGCTTGGGCTTGAGTATTTCTCTCCAGATTATATCGATTTCTTCTATGAGCTGCCTCAATGGAAGAAAGACCAGCTGTTACATAAGCAGGACCTTCTCTACAAAGGAATCAGTGCAGAAACGATCGCTGCCATTTATGACCATCTTTATGAGCGGACGGTCGGCAACACCGATCCATCGATCCAGCTTCAAGCAATGACAGAAGTGACTGCCATTCAACCAGAAGGGGACCATTTGAAATTAAGAGGTTATCAGAAAGTAACCGAAGATCCTCTGGAGATGGAGGCGGACCTGGTCATTTTAGGGACGGGATATCAGCCTCGTGTGCCCGCCTTTTTCTCAAAGTTAAAGGACAGCATCACCTGGGATGATCAGGGCAGGTTTACTGTGAACAAAGGCTATGACCTGGCTACAGACCTCAAGGCGGATGGGCACATTTTCATCCAAAATGGCGAACTTCACACCCACGGCGTCGGCGCACCTGACCTTGGACTTGGGGCGCATCGAAATGCTGTGATCATCAACCGTATCGCAGGGAGAGAGGTCTATTCCATACAACAAAATAACGTCTTCCAAACCTTCGGAACGAAAAAGGCCTTGGCTGCACACCATCAATCATAA
- a CDS encoding aspartate kinase, protein MAIIVQKYGGTSLQTTERIKQAAGLIIGEQKKGNQLVVVVSAMGNSTNRLVQLSREVSSCTSGREKDLLLATGEQVSCALMALALQEKGQAAIAMTGEQAGIEVEHLHGNARITSIDSRAIKKELQQGKVVIVAGFQGAAASGEICTLGRGGSDTTAAALAADLKAGRCDICTDVDGVYAADPRMIPHAGKYSYMDYDSLLTMAEMGAGVIHPRAVAHAKEYQVPLVIRSSFCEEPGTWISNDPSPTSVAGVTYQNNLCHLRLSGSRLKKEKLLEWLKDMDIIGTTSVHLQTEEFLVVIKEDDLDQVITCLDQSKVQLGIQTIQTEVQKAAIHLVFGQEEGKRKQTASLNEKEWMPLKEIHPIDSHTAVWSVSVPEEHGTDMARRVYDAFVGVNHHKFPLAY, encoded by the coding sequence GTGGCAATCATTGTCCAAAAATATGGAGGAACTTCACTACAAACAACCGAACGAATCAAACAGGCAGCCGGTCTCATTATTGGCGAACAGAAGAAAGGAAACCAATTGGTCGTCGTTGTCTCAGCCATGGGGAATTCGACCAATCGACTGGTGCAACTCTCTCGTGAAGTCTCTTCTTGTACAAGCGGGAGAGAGAAGGATTTGCTTTTAGCTACAGGAGAACAAGTGTCATGTGCCCTGATGGCCCTTGCCCTACAGGAGAAAGGACAGGCAGCCATCGCGATGACAGGCGAGCAGGCCGGGATTGAAGTGGAACACCTCCACGGGAATGCCAGGATCACGTCCATTGATTCTCGTGCCATTAAGAAAGAGCTGCAACAGGGAAAGGTAGTCATCGTAGCCGGATTTCAAGGTGCAGCGGCGAGCGGTGAAATCTGCACACTTGGCCGAGGCGGCTCCGATACGACAGCTGCTGCTTTGGCTGCTGACTTGAAAGCGGGGCGTTGTGACATCTGCACGGATGTCGATGGGGTGTATGCGGCAGACCCTCGCATGATCCCGCATGCAGGCAAGTATTCCTACATGGATTACGACAGCCTTCTAACCATGGCTGAAATGGGAGCAGGGGTGATTCATCCGCGAGCGGTCGCACATGCGAAAGAATATCAAGTTCCTCTTGTTATTCGTTCCAGCTTCTGTGAAGAGCCAGGGACTTGGATATCCAATGATCCGTCTCCCACTTCTGTCGCCGGGGTCACGTATCAAAACAACCTCTGTCACCTCCGTCTTTCGGGAAGTCGGTTGAAAAAGGAAAAACTGTTGGAATGGTTGAAGGATATGGACATAATCGGAACCACGTCTGTTCATTTACAAACGGAGGAATTTCTCGTCGTGATCAAGGAAGACGACCTTGACCAGGTAATCACCTGCCTTGATCAATCCAAAGTTCAGCTGGGAATACAAACCATTCAAACGGAGGTTCAAAAAGCGGCCATTCATTTGGTTTTCGGTCAGGAGGAAGGAAAAAGGAAGCAGACCGCTTCGTTGAATGAAAAAGAGTGGATGCCTTTAAAAGAGATTCACCCAATCGACAGTCATACCGCCGTATGGAGTGTTTCGGTCCCTGAAGAACATGGAACAGATATGGCTCGACGGGTGTATGACGCCTTTGTTGGTGTGAATCATCATAAATTTCCGCTTGCCTATTGA